Genomic DNA from Alicyclobacillus fastidiosus:
CTGGCCTGCGACGTCGAACCGTTGGACTCCAGAATCTCCGAGACGACGCGAATCGCATATGGGAATTCCTCCGGAGACGGAATGACAGGATCGAGCGCGCGTTCTCCCAACGCACCGTGACCGATATCTCGTCGACTCGGCGCCCGCAGTGGACGAGCCTCCCCGACGCTGAACGGCGGGAAGTTATAGTGGTGCATATAGCGATTGGAAGCCTCGACTTCCAGACCGTCGAGCATTTGCTCGTCGCCCATCGCGCCAAGTGTACAGACGGACAGTGCTTGCGTTTGACCACGCGTGAACAAACCGGAACCGTGCGTGCGTGGAAGCACGCCAACCTCACAAGAAATCGGGCGAATTTCGGTCAACTTACGGCCGTCAGGACGAATGCCCTCGTTCAAAATTGCGCGGCGAACTTCCTCTTTCAAAATGTCGTGCAGGATTTCAGCGATGTCATCCTGCATCTCTGGAAACTGTTCTGCAAAATGCTCCTGCACTTCATCGTTCAACTCTGACAGCGCAGCCTCGCGCGCCAACTTGTCCGGATTTCGAACGGCGGTTTTCGTGCGCTCCGTCGCATAGGCCCGAACCGCTTCATTGACAGCGGCATCCACGCCGTGGAGCACCACTTCACGCTTGGTGGCGCCGACTTTTTCCGCAAACGCTTCGATCTCCTTGCAGATCTCTTGAATCGCGCTGTGTCCGAACAGCACAGCTTCGAGCACCGTGTCTTCGGGAACTTCGTTTGCTCCAGCCTCAACCATGACGATGGCGTCTTTCGTACCCGCCAAGACAAGATGCATGTCGCTCTTCGACGCTTGCTCAACCGTCGGATTCAAGACGAACTCGCCGTCCACCATCCCCACAATCACGCCGGCAATCGGTCCGTCGAACGGGATGTCAGACGCCGTCAACGACGCCGAAGTACCAATCATCGCCGCGATTTCCGGCGCGCAATCCTGGTCGACAGACATCACGATATCGACGACTTGCACATCATTCCGAAAGCCCTCTGGAAACAAGGGGCGAATCGGACGGTCGATCAAGCGAGAAGCCAAGATGGCCTTCTCACTTGGCCGTCCCTCCCGCTTGATGAATCCTCCTGGGATCTTGCCTACTGCGTATAGGCGCTCCTCGTAATTCACCGTCAACGGAAAGAAGTCCAAATCCTTTGGCTCTTTCGACGCCGTTACCGTACAGAGTACAACTGTGTCTCCATATCTCACGTTTACCGCAGCCGTGGCCTGCTTCGCCAGCTTACCAGTCTCTAAGACGAATGGTCGTCCCCCAACTTGAAATTCGTGCCGTACTACCATGCGGTCACTCCTACCTCCTGCACCCGCACACGCGGTGCATCATGATTCAAAATACTCATATGTATACCATAACCCTGATCCCAACTGGCTGATACGACACAGCGTCGCACGGGTATGGTGGAATACCTGTTGTGATGCAAAAGAAGCGGGCCGAAGCCCGCTCTTCTTACCTGCGCAGTCCTAGGGACTGAATCAATTCACGATAGCGATTGACGTCCTTCTTGCGAAGGTAGTTCAGCAAGTTTCTACGACGGCCAATCATTTTGTACAAACCACGACGGGAATGGTGATCCTTCTTGTGCGTGCGGAAGTGCTCTGTCAAATAAGAGATACGTTCCGACAAGATTGCAATTTGTACTTCCGGAGACCCGGTGTCCGTCTCGTGAACCTGGTACTTTTCGACGATGACGCGCTTTGATTCATTGTTCAACATGCGTTTATCCTCCTAAATCTGTTCAATCCCTGTAACGAAGAAGTGGTCGGGAGGTCACGTCCAAATCCGCGTAACAGTTCATTCGTGTATTCACACGAATGATAGCATAACACACAGAATCCAATCAACGCTAGTCCATTTTCCTAAAGGTCATTCGGTTCCTGCCGGCAAGCCCAACATATCCTGTGCAGTTCTACAATCGGACTGGATTTGGGCCTTCAACTCGTCCAGTCCCGAGAACTTTCGTTCATCTCGAATGCGATGAAGAAACGACACTCTACAGGTTTCCCCGTACAGATCTCCGTTAAACCCTAGTAAATGGACTTCCAAACGATAATCCTGTCCCGCCACCGTCGGCCGATAACCTGCGTTTAAGACGCCAAACCAGTGTTCGACGCCGGATCGTGACATCTCAACACTGACGGCGTAGACCCCGGGCTTTGGCAGGACGTACTGATCGATGTCCCCCAAATTCGCCGTTGGAAAGCCGATTAACCTTCCGCGCGCGTCGCCGTGCACGACCGTGCCGGTGATGGAGTACGGGCGGCCCAAGAGCGCCTCAGCGGCTTCCACACGCCCTTCTCCCAGGTGATTGCGAATGTGTGAACTACTGACTTTCACACCATTCTGTTCGACTTCTCCGACCACGCTGACGCCGATGCCAATCTCACTCGCATAGGCGGTCAATGTGGCGACATCCCCCTTGCCACCGCGGCCAAAGCGAAAATCCTGACCGACGACGATGCGCTCCAAGTTGAGCCGCGCAAGATGGGACTTGACGAACGCCTCTGCTTCCGTGGAAGCATACGCCTCATTAAAGTGAATGGTATAGAGGGCGTCGACGCCGTGATCCTGAAGGATGCGCACCTTCTCCGCACGGGGTGTCAGCGACCGCAAGTAGGTTTTATCCCGCGTCAACACATAGCTTGGGTGCGGTTCAAAACACATAACCGCGAATCGCGTCCCAGGTTGGAGATAATGTCGCGCCTCGTCCAGAATCGCTTGATGCCCAATGTGCACACCATCAAATTTACCGATGGCGAGTACCTGTGGCACATCGCTCACTGCTGGCAGCCCGGTGACCTCGTACAACTGCAAGCTTATCCCCTCTTCCAGAACACTTTCTTCGGTTGCAAGACGAGCGTCCCGCGCAGTTCTTCAACCTCGGCGACAAGTGCCAGACGCCCCTCGTCGGTGACCATCACCGTCTCCTTAACCGCCAAATCAGGCGTGGGCTTCGCCAGTTCCCGTAAAGGGATGCGCTGCCCGTTCGACAACCGCTCTAACATCGCGGTGGAAGCCGAGATAAAAGGGTATTCCGACAGCAAGGACTCGGGTGAAACGAAGAACTGTTCAGGGCGTTCGCTCGCTAAAAAATCTTCAAGAGACACGGCGGCGGAGAGATTGGCAAGTCCCACTGCGACACGGCGAAGACTCGCCATATGAGCAGGTATGCCGAGCTGCTCACCTAAATCTCGACAGAGCGCACGAATGTACGTCCCCTTCGAACAGGTGACGGAGAATGTCGCACGCGCCACCTCGCCCTCCACCTGGATTGCACCTACTTCGAACTCGTGAATATGTACCTCTCGAGACGGCATGTCGACCGTCTCCCCTTTGCGGGCCAAATCGTACGCTCGCTTGCCGTCGATATGTACCGCCGAGTACACCGGAACAACCTGCTCTATGACACCCGTCAACGCGCTAACAGCCGACTGAACCCGTTCGTCCGTGAGCTGGCTCGCACTCGCTGACGCAATGACCTTGCCGGTCGCGTCATCCGTATCCGTCGCGAGTCCAAACACGACCTCGCCCGTATACCCCTTCGTGGAGGCAACCAGGTATTCCAAGAGCCTCGTAGCATCATCCGCGCACAGAACGAGCAGGCCGCTCGCCGGGGGATCGAGCGTCCCGGCGTGACCCACTCTGCGCGTGCCTAACTTGCGCCTCACTTTTTGCACAACGTCGTGCGAAGTGGGGCCAACAGGCTTATCGATGAGCAAAACCCCTCCATCACTCAAACACTCATCGCCTCCAACACCGACGACACAACCGCTTCGATCCGCTGGCGCGCCATTGGCAAAGGCCCTTCTAAGACGCAACCCGCGGCGCGGGCATGGCCACCACCGCCAAACTGCTGTGCGATCACAGCCACATCCACCCGGCGCTTGGACCGCAAACTCGCCTTGACCTTGCCGTCCGGGCGCTCGCGAAGCAGAACGCCGACTTCCACGGTCTCGACCGACCGTGCAAAGCCGACCAACCCCTCCACGTCGTCCTCCGATGCACCCGCCTCTTCAAGCATCTTCCGGTTCACAGAGATGAAAGCATAACGGCCGTCAGGTGAGATAAACATGTCGCGAAGGGCGAGCTGCAGCAACGTCATTTGCGATCGCGTTCGCGCCTCCAAGGCGGGCTCAGCGATATCGTAGGGTTGGACGCCGCATTCCAACAATTCCGCCGCAATTTGATGAACGGCACGGGTGGTATTCGGATAACTGAACCCACCTGTGTCCGTGAGAATTCCTGTGTACAGACACTTCGCTAAATCCACATCAATCGGCACCGAGAGTTCCAACGCGACGTGATAAATCAGTTCACACGTTGCAGCGGCCTCAGCATCGACGCATGAAGCCTCGCCGTACTGTGGATTCGTCTGATGATGGTCAATGTTGATGACACGTGCATTTGCGGCCACTGCCTTCGAGACCGCCTCAAATCTCTGCTCATCCGCGCAATCCACGGCGACCACATCGTGGTACGCACCGTAATCCGTTTCTGAAATATGGCGGATCTGCTGGTACATCGGCAAAAATTGAAACCTTTCCGGTAGCGGTTCGGCTACGAGAAAGGTCCATTCCTTGCCAAGTGCCGTCAAGATATGCGCCATGGCCAGTGCACTTCCTAGCGCGTCTCCGTCCGGGCGCTCATGCGTGACGATCAGCCAAGAAGACGCCGAAGCAAGCGCACGAGACACGCGCTTGACGGCTTCTGCATCTCGTGGACTTGGTTGCCACTGTGTCATCCCATTGCCCCCTGTTATTCGCCGGTAGACGGCGAATCACCCGTACGAATGGTCTTCAACACGTGTTCGATACGGGCACTGTATTCCCCCGAGTCGTCCAGCCGAAAGGCCAGTTCCGGGGCGACGCGCATGTGCAATCTGCGCGCCACTTCGCCGCGGATAAACCCAGCGGCTTTGGACAAGGCCGAAATCGTCGCCGAGCGCTCGTCCTCGCTCCCCAGCACGCTCACATACACCTTGGCGTGTTGTAAATCGCCAGATACCTCGACACGCGTGATGGTGGCGAAGCCGACACGAGGGTCCTTCACGCTGGAACGCACGATATCGGCGAGTTCCTTTTTCATCTGCTCGGACACTTTTTGTACGCGTATTCGAGACATACATTCACCCTCCGTCACAACGACGTCACGTTTGAGGTGGCCGAAAAGGGCCACCGCACAAACGCTGACCCTTTTCAACCATACAGATGGACGCAAGTTGCTTATACTTGCTTGACTGCCTCCATGACGAACGCTTCGATCACGTCACCATTCTTGATGTCGTTGAACTTCTCAAGCGTTACACCACACTCGAATCCAGTCTGAACCTCGCGTGCATCGTCCTTAAATCGCTTCAACGAGTCCAGTTTGCCCTCGTACACGACAATTCCGTCACGAATCAGACGAGCTTCCGCATCGCGGGACAATTTACCGTCCGTGACGTAACAACCCGCGACCGTACCGATTCTCGAAATCGTAAAGGTGTCTCGCACTTCTGCATGACCCAGTACCACTTCTTTGTACTCAGGTTCGAGCATTCCCTTCATCGCCGACTCGAGTTCGCTCATCACGTTGTAAATGACCCGATACAGGCGAATGTCGACCTTTTCCGCCTCCGCCATCCGAGTCGCATTGACATCCGGACGGACATGGAAACCGATGATGATGGCGTTCGAAGCCGAAGCGAGCGATACGTCAGACTCCGTGATGGCACCAGCACCACGGTGAATGACCTTCACTCGGACACCAGAGACGTCAATTTTTTCGATCGACTGGACGAGTGCTTCCACGGAGCCCTGCACATCGGCCTTGACGATGACGTTGAGCTCAGCCACCTTGCCCTCCTGGATTTGACGATAGAGGTCATCCAGTGTGACTTTTGACGTGGTTTGCATCTGCTCCTGTTTCTCGCGGTTCGTACGCTTGTCGACGAGGTTGCGCGCGCTGCGCTCGTCGTCGTAGACGACAAACTGATCGCCTGCACTCGGCACACCACCGAGACCTTGGATCTCAACTGGCGTAGAAGGCCCAGCCTGTTTCATGCGACGACCCAGGTCGTTCACCATCGCACGGACGCGCCCGTAAGTGGTACCTGCGACGACAATGTCCCCGACTTTCAGGGTCCCGTTTTGCACGAGCACCGTGGCCACAGAGCCGCGGCCCTTATCCAACTTCGCCTCAATGACCGTACCGCGCGGACGGCCCGCCGGATTTGCCTTCAACTCCTGCACATCGGCGACGAGCAGAACCATCTCGAGCAGTTCGTCGAGTCCCTCGCGCTTAAGTGCGGAGATGGGTGCGAAAATCGTGTCGCCACCCCAAGCTTCGGAAATCAAGCCGTATTGCGTCAGCTCTTGTTGGACCCGATCCGGATTCGCATCCGGCTTATCCATTTTGTTGACCGCCACAATGATCGGCACGTTTGCAGCCTTCGCGTGGTTGATCGCCTCGACCGTCTGCGGCATCACACCGTCGTCTGCCGCGACCACGAGAATGGTCAAATCGGTCACCTGTGCCCCACGTGCGCGCATCGTCGTGAACGCCTCGTGGCCAGGTGTATCCAAGAAGGTGATCGGACGACCG
This window encodes:
- the truB gene encoding tRNA pseudouridine(55) synthase TruB, which codes for MSDGGVLLIDKPVGPTSHDVVQKVRRKLGTRRVGHAGTLDPPASGLLVLCADDATRLLEYLVASTKGYTGEVVFGLATDTDDATGKVIASASASQLTDERVQSAVSALTGVIEQVVPVYSAVHIDGKRAYDLARKGETVDMPSREVHIHEFEVGAIQVEGEVARATFSVTCSKGTYIRALCRDLGEQLGIPAHMASLRRVAVGLANLSAAVSLEDFLASERPEQFFVSPESLLSEYPFISASTAMLERLSNGQRIPLRELAKPTPDLAVKETVMVTDEGRLALVAEVEELRGTLVLQPKKVFWKRG
- a CDS encoding bifunctional riboflavin kinase/FAD synthetase; the encoded protein is MQLYEVTGLPAVSDVPQVLAIGKFDGVHIGHQAILDEARHYLQPGTRFAVMCFEPHPSYVLTRDKTYLRSLTPRAEKVRILQDHGVDALYTIHFNEAYASTEAEAFVKSHLARLNLERIVVGQDFRFGRGGKGDVATLTAYASEIGIGVSVVGEVEQNGVKVSSSHIRNHLGEGRVEAAEALLGRPYSITGTVVHGDARGRLIGFPTANLGDIDQYVLPKPGVYAVSVEMSRSGVEHWFGVLNAGYRPTVAGQDYRLEVHLLGFNGDLYGETCRVSFLHRIRDERKFSGLDELKAQIQSDCRTAQDMLGLPAGTE
- the rpsO gene encoding 30S ribosomal protein S15, which codes for MLNNESKRVIVEKYQVHETDTGSPEVQIAILSERISYLTEHFRTHKKDHHSRRGLYKMIGRRRNLLNYLRKKDVNRYRELIQSLGLRR
- the rbfA gene encoding 30S ribosome-binding factor RbfA; protein product: MSRIRVQKVSEQMKKELADIVRSSVKDPRVGFATITRVEVSGDLQHAKVYVSVLGSEDERSATISALSKAAGFIRGEVARRLHMRVAPELAFRLDDSGEYSARIEHVLKTIRTGDSPSTGE
- the pnp gene encoding polyribonucleotide nucleotidyltransferase, whose translation is MVVRHEFQVGGRPFVLETGKLAKQATAAVNVRYGDTVVLCTVTASKEPKDLDFFPLTVNYEERLYAVGKIPGGFIKREGRPSEKAILASRLIDRPIRPLFPEGFRNDVQVVDIVMSVDQDCAPEIAAMIGTSASLTASDIPFDGPIAGVIVGMVDGEFVLNPTVEQASKSDMHLVLAGTKDAIVMVEAGANEVPEDTVLEAVLFGHSAIQEICKEIEAFAEKVGATKREVVLHGVDAAVNEAVRAYATERTKTAVRNPDKLAREAALSELNDEVQEHFAEQFPEMQDDIAEILHDILKEEVRRAILNEGIRPDGRKLTEIRPISCEVGVLPRTHGSGLFTRGQTQALSVCTLGAMGDEQMLDGLEVEASNRYMHHYNFPPFSVGEARPLRAPSRRDIGHGALGERALDPVIPSPEEFPYAIRVVSEILESNGSTSQASICGSTMALMDAGVPIKAPVAGIAMGLVKEQGQVAILSDIQGLEDHLGDMDFKVAGTEKGVTALQMDIKIKGIDREILERALSQAHEGRMFILGKMMEAISDPREDLSKYAPRVITVQINPDKIRDVIGPGGRVINKIIEETGVKIDIEQDGRVFIHSSEVERANKAKEMIGNIVREVEVGHVYVGKVTRVEKYGAFVEVLPGKEGLVHISQLDVSRVAKVEDICAVGDEITVKVTEIDNQGRINLSRKEVLKEQADKPEAHPSTRE
- a CDS encoding bifunctional oligoribonuclease/PAP phosphatase NrnA, with amino-acid sequence MTQWQPSPRDAEAVKRVSRALASASSWLIVTHERPDGDALGSALAMAHILTALGKEWTFLVAEPLPERFQFLPMYQQIRHISETDYGAYHDVVAVDCADEQRFEAVSKAVAANARVINIDHHQTNPQYGEASCVDAEAAATCELIYHVALELSVPIDVDLAKCLYTGILTDTGGFSYPNTTRAVHQIAAELLECGVQPYDIAEPALEARTRSQMTLLQLALRDMFISPDGRYAFISVNRKMLEEAGASEDDVEGLVGFARSVETVEVGVLLRERPDGKVKASLRSKRRVDVAVIAQQFGGGGHARAAGCVLEGPLPMARQRIEAVVSSVLEAMSV